One window of Epinephelus fuscoguttatus linkage group LG9, E.fuscoguttatus.final_Chr_v1 genomic DNA carries:
- the chic1 gene encoding cysteine-rich hydrophobic domain-containing protein 1 has translation MSVLLPNMADFDTIYELEDEEDEHVVSEEHLPRYCPEPVVMRGAGHITVFGLSNRFDTEFPSVLTGKVAPEEFKTSISRVNACLKKNLPVNVKWLLCGCLCCCCTVGCSLWPVICLNKRTRRSIHKLLEWENNRLYHKLGLHWKLSKRKCESSNMMEYVILIEFLPKYPIFRPD, from the exons ATGAGCGTCTTACTACCCAACATGGCGGACTTTGATACCATTTATGAGTTGGAAGACGAAGAGGATGAGCACGTAGTGAGTGAGGAACACTTGCCCAGATACTGTCCGGAGCCCGTGGTGATGCGAGGGGCCGGACACATCACAGT GTTTGGACTGAGCAACAGATTTGACACAGAATTTCCATCTGTTCTCACGGGAAAG GTAGCGCCAGAGGAATTCAAAACCAGCATCAGCAGGGTGAACGCTTGTTTGAAGAAGAACTTGCCTGTGAATGTGAAGTGGCTTCTTTGCGGAtgcctgtgctgctgctgtacagTAGGCTGCAGTCTATGGCCTGTTATCTGCCTCAACAAGAGA ACAAGACGGTCTATTCATAAGTTGTTAGAGTGGGAAAATAACCGATTATACCACAAG CTGGGGCTGCACTGGAAACTcagtaaaagaaaatgtgaaagcAGTAACATGATGGAATAT GTCATTCTTATAGAATTCTTACCCAAATATCCTATATTCCGACCGGACTGA